The genomic DNA TGGTGTAGCAGGCCGTGCCAGTTGTGGTACATGGCGCAACGAGGGAAATGAGAAGCCGCCCGGAGGCAACCGAGCGGCCCATAGAGAGGGGAGCGAAATGCTGTACAAGGTGCTGAATGAGGACGGCAAGTGTTACCACGGCGGTAAGGGCAAGTGGAGTCTGCCAATTCGCAATGCCGACGGCTCCTGGACGCCTGGCGAATGGATGCCAGCGGTCGAAGGCAAGCTTAAGCTGTGCGCTAACGGCTATCATGGTTGTAGAGACGAGCAGGTGTTGCAGTGGCTAGGCCCCGCTATTTATGAGATGGAAGGGCGAGGCGACCACCTGGACGGCAACGACAAAAGCGCCTATCGCGAGGCGCGGTTGCCGCGACGGATGAACT from bacterium includes the following:
- a CDS encoding putative immunity protein — encoded protein: MLYKVLNEDGKCYHGGKGKWSLPIRNADGSWTPGEWMPAVEGKLKLCANGYHGCRDEQVLQWLGPAIYEMEGRGDHLDGNDKSAYREARLPRRMNWDRNVAVAWACDCAERVLPIFEAQFPDDRRPRQAIEMARHGDKAAAYTAARAAAYAAADVAAYAAAYAAADAAAYAAERRWQYERFCEYLIKG